A DNA window from Akkermansiaceae bacterium contains the following coding sequences:
- a CDS encoding ADP-ribosylglycohydrolase family protein translates to MRNFTDLTLKAETIERFRLPDIPYPVAADALDYALESGGGLPFAAMLHGLQQRSDESGADWMAMEPAMERLAELIADDDNRETLAVSGEGWWIEIGPVDLGGRIVTIQRRDHLIAAIEPLPEGRLRVSVFRPLDAKSARYLTELSRVPQPEGGVCMRDNNWEYALDCSAGTGNFYAFDQGFAHLSYWSDGSGVSSDGTDSPEWILKRNFVARPAARVAAELKVHERMKEKEVLESVSQDEPEDGVGLSGVEESEADPDPISNEVSATTSRTTDPSRPRRWKRKRQIERTLRGRFHGCLLGGAVGDALGAPVEFMKRSEILQEFGSAGITGYAPVYGGLGRITDDTQMTLFTAEGLIRSLVRLKNKGITSFACVTAHAYLRWLETQGERPKIQFDFAKDETGWLFQQPELHSRRAPGNTCLLALREMSGLGDPAMNNSKGCGGVMRMAPVGLLVSRAGEDTSPEEAFEIGTELARLTHGHPTGSLTGGVLAVLILALVEDVPLLEAIAAAKDILRGKDGYQETFHAIELAENTASSGMPHDLAIARLGKGWIAEQALGISIYCALVARSYKEGVMLAVNHDGDSDSTGAIVGNLLGAMHGVKAIPSEWLEPLELRGVISELADDLYDCPNWRIGPYTPDEEWSRRIWEKYPGF, encoded by the coding sequence ATGCGAAATTTCACAGACCTTACTCTCAAAGCCGAAACTATTGAACGCTTCCGCTTGCCGGATATTCCCTATCCGGTGGCTGCCGACGCGTTGGATTACGCGTTGGAGAGTGGCGGGGGTCTGCCTTTTGCAGCGATGTTACATGGATTGCAGCAGCGGAGCGATGAGAGTGGCGCGGACTGGATGGCGATGGAGCCGGCGATGGAGAGGTTGGCGGAGCTGATCGCAGACGACGACAACCGGGAAACCCTCGCGGTGTCCGGGGAAGGATGGTGGATCGAGATCGGCCCTGTCGATCTTGGAGGGAGGATCGTGACCATCCAACGGAGAGATCATCTGATCGCGGCGATCGAACCGTTGCCGGAGGGGCGGTTGCGGGTGTCGGTTTTCCGGCCGCTCGATGCGAAGAGCGCCCGCTATTTGACTGAACTCTCGCGGGTGCCGCAACCGGAAGGCGGGGTGTGCATGAGGGATAACAATTGGGAATACGCTCTCGATTGTTCTGCGGGCACGGGGAATTTCTATGCGTTCGATCAAGGATTCGCCCACCTCTCCTATTGGAGCGATGGGTCAGGGGTCTCCAGTGATGGAACGGATTCACCGGAATGGATCTTGAAAAGGAATTTTGTCGCGCGGCCCGCGGCGAGGGTGGCGGCGGAATTGAAAGTTCATGAACGGATGAAGGAGAAGGAGGTCTTGGAATCGGTTTCTCAGGACGAGCCGGAGGACGGGGTAGGTTTGTCGGGAGTTGAGGAGTCCGAAGCGGATCCGGATCCGATTTCGAACGAAGTATCCGCTACAACCTCCCGGACGACCGATCCGTCTAGGCCGCGGAGATGGAAGAGGAAACGCCAGATTGAGCGGACGCTCCGGGGACGTTTTCATGGGTGCCTCCTAGGAGGCGCTGTCGGTGATGCGTTGGGCGCCCCGGTAGAGTTTATGAAGCGAAGCGAGATTCTCCAGGAGTTCGGTTCGGCAGGCATCACCGGTTATGCTCCGGTTTACGGCGGGTTGGGAAGGATCACGGATGACACCCAGATGACGCTTTTCACCGCGGAAGGGCTCATCCGCAGCTTGGTCCGACTCAAGAATAAGGGCATCACGTCCTTCGCTTGCGTCACCGCACATGCCTATCTGCGATGGCTGGAAACGCAGGGCGAGCGACCGAAGATCCAGTTCGACTTTGCCAAGGACGAGACAGGCTGGTTGTTCCAACAACCGGAACTGCACAGCCGTAGGGCTCCGGGCAACACCTGTCTTTTGGCATTGCGGGAGATGAGCGGGCTCGGGGATCCGGCGATGAACAACAGTAAGGGCTGCGGAGGGGTTATGAGAATGGCACCGGTCGGGTTGCTCGTCTCGCGGGCGGGCGAAGATACGTCGCCGGAGGAGGCGTTCGAGATCGGTACGGAGCTGGCGAGGTTGACCCACGGACACCCGACAGGTTCGCTGACCGGTGGAGTTCTGGCGGTTCTGATTCTGGCCCTTGTCGAAGACGTGCCACTGCTCGAGGCGATTGCCGCGGCCAAGGACATTCTACGCGGGAAGGACGGCTATCAGGAGACATTTCATGCGATCGAGTTGGCGGAGAACACCGCCAGTTCAGGAATGCCGCATGATCTGGCGATCGCTCGCTTGGGCAAAGGATGGATCGCTGAACAGGCGTTGGGGATCTCGATCTATTGCGCGCTGGTGGCTCGGAGTTACAAGGAAGGGGTCATGTTGGCGGTCAACCACGACGGTGATTCGGATTCGACTGGAGCGATCGTAGGCAACCTGCTGGGGGCGATGCACGGAGTGAAAGCGATCCCCTCCGAATGGCTGGAACCGCTGGAACTTCGTGGTGTGATCTCTGAATTGGCGGACGATCTTTACGATTGTCCGAATTGGAGGATAGGGCCGTACACGCCGGACGAAGAATGGAGCCGCAGGATTTGGGAAAAATACCCGGGATTTTGA